In one Brevibacillus composti genomic region, the following are encoded:
- a CDS encoding sigma-70 family RNA polymerase sigma factor translates to MNTVRALQSTDHKRIYEEYAARITRYFRYRIRNSWDVEDLTTTVFIKVYAKLDQYDGRHPFGAWIFRIAHNTLIDYLRKKREYPAEQEMFASLVASEKLPEERVLKQESDEDLWRNVKTLTVDQRNVISLRYLADLRMNEIAEILGKSEASVKILHFRGIKKLQKMMVPQG, encoded by the coding sequence ATGAATACTGTGAGAGCATTGCAATCAACCGACCACAAACGCATCTACGAAGAATATGCGGCGAGGATCACCCGCTACTTTCGCTACCGCATCCGCAACAGCTGGGATGTGGAGGATTTGACCACGACGGTTTTTATCAAGGTGTACGCCAAGCTGGACCAGTACGACGGGCGCCATCCGTTTGGGGCGTGGATCTTCCGGATCGCGCACAATACGCTGATCGACTATCTGCGGAAGAAGCGGGAGTATCCGGCGGAGCAGGAGATGTTCGCCAGCCTGGTCGCCAGTGAAAAGCTGCCGGAGGAGCGGGTGTTGAAGCAGGAGTCGGATGAAGACCTCTGGAGAAACGTCAAAACGCTGACTGTCGATCAGCGCAATGTCATCTCCCTCCGCTACCTGGCCGATCTGCGCATGAACGAAATCGCAGAGATTCTGGGCAAGTCGGAAGCCTCCGTCAAAATCCTGCATTTTCGCGGAATCAAAAAACTGCAAAAGATGATGGTGCCGCAAGGATAG
- the purE gene encoding 5-(carboxyamino)imidazole ribonucleotide mutase, whose amino-acid sequence MVKPLVGVIMGSTSDWETMQAACTILDELQVPYEKRVVSAHRTPDLMFDYAEGAKQRGLEVIIAGAGGAAHLPGMVAAKTELPVIGVPVKSSTLNGLDSLLSIVQMPGGVPVATVAIGKAGAVNAGLLAAQILGIKYPEIQERFVARRKVVREKVLADSELA is encoded by the coding sequence ATGGTCAAACCATTGGTAGGAGTCATCATGGGCAGCACATCTGACTGGGAGACAATGCAGGCGGCTTGCACGATCTTGGACGAATTGCAGGTGCCGTATGAAAAGAGAGTCGTATCCGCACACAGAACGCCGGATTTGATGTTTGATTATGCGGAGGGGGCGAAGCAGCGCGGCCTGGAGGTCATTATCGCCGGAGCGGGCGGAGCCGCTCATCTGCCGGGCATGGTGGCAGCGAAGACAGAGCTGCCCGTCATTGGCGTCCCTGTGAAATCATCCACCCTGAACGGGCTCGATTCGCTCCTGTCGATCGTGCAGATGCCGGGGGGCGTTCCGGTCGCGACGGTGGCGATCGGCAAGGCCGGGGCTGTCAATGCAGGCTTGCTGGCGGCGCAAATCCTGGGGATCAAATACCCGGAGATACAGGAGCGCTTTGTGGCCAGAAGAAAGGTCGTCCGCGAGAAAGTGCTGGCGGACAGTGAACTGGCATGA
- a CDS encoding NCS2 family permease: MRNYFEFDKLGTNYRRETIAGITTFLAMAYILAVNPFILSGADLPPELKANYPEFGAIFTATALAAAIGTLVMAFVGRLPIAQAPGMGLNAFFTYTVVLTMGIPWQQALAGVFVSCTIFLLMSLTGIREAIINSIPQGLKYAVSAGIGLFVAFIGLKNAGIIISNEATTVALGHLTFHPDMDPAQVTAVKNALLAVFGLVLTAVLMARRINAAIFVGMVGTAIVGMIFGIVNLPEKIVSAPPSLAPTFGAAFTYLGDFSTLFSAKMLIVIFTFLFVDFFDATGTLLGVANQAGLLKDGKLPRPGSALASDAIAGMAGAVLGTSTTTSYVESAAGVAAGGRTGFASVVTGLMFIFALFFSPLLAVVTPAVTAPALVMVGVLMASHMANIAWKEMDEAFPAFLTILMMPLTYSIASGIAAGFIVYPVIKVLKGKGKEVHPVMYVLFFVFLAYFIFLRE, encoded by the coding sequence GTGCGGAACTACTTTGAGTTTGACAAGCTTGGCACCAATTACAGACGTGAAACAATTGCAGGGATCACCACATTTCTCGCGATGGCCTATATTTTGGCTGTCAATCCGTTCATTCTGAGCGGCGCTGATTTGCCGCCCGAGCTGAAGGCCAATTACCCTGAGTTCGGTGCGATCTTCACCGCGACGGCTCTGGCAGCCGCCATCGGTACGCTGGTCATGGCTTTCGTGGGTCGTTTGCCCATTGCGCAGGCGCCGGGGATGGGGCTGAACGCCTTCTTTACCTACACCGTCGTCCTGACCATGGGAATTCCGTGGCAGCAGGCATTGGCGGGCGTCTTTGTCTCTTGTACAATTTTCTTGCTCATGTCGCTCACCGGTATCCGGGAAGCGATCATCAACTCGATCCCGCAGGGCTTGAAGTATGCGGTGTCGGCGGGTATCGGTCTGTTTGTCGCGTTTATCGGCTTGAAAAATGCAGGCATTATTATTTCCAATGAGGCCACTACCGTTGCTCTGGGACATCTGACGTTCCATCCCGATATGGATCCGGCTCAGGTAACGGCTGTGAAAAATGCACTGCTGGCCGTATTTGGCTTGGTGCTGACCGCTGTACTGATGGCGCGCCGGATCAATGCGGCGATCTTCGTCGGCATGGTGGGCACAGCGATCGTCGGCATGATTTTTGGGATCGTGAATCTCCCGGAAAAAATCGTCTCGGCTCCGCCGAGCCTGGCTCCCACCTTTGGGGCGGCCTTCACCTACCTGGGTGACTTTTCGACGCTGTTCAGCGCCAAAATGCTGATCGTGATCTTTACCTTCCTGTTCGTGGACTTCTTCGATGCCACAGGTACGCTGCTCGGCGTGGCGAACCAGGCCGGTCTTTTGAAAGACGGCAAGCTGCCTCGTCCGGGAAGCGCTCTGGCTTCCGATGCGATCGCGGGGATGGCAGGGGCGGTCCTGGGCACTTCGACGACGACCAGCTACGTCGAGTCTGCGGCCGGTGTTGCTGCTGGCGGTCGGACAGGCTTTGCTTCCGTCGTGACCGGACTTATGTTTATCTTCGCGCTGTTCTTCTCTCCGCTGCTTGCAGTGGTGACACCAGCCGTTACTGCGCCAGCGCTGGTTATGGTCGGCGTGCTGATGGCCTCCCATATGGCCAACATCGCATGGAAGGAAATGGACGAGGCATTCCCGGCTTTCCTGACCATCCTGATGATGCCGCTGACGTACAGCATCGCATCCGGTATCGCGGCAGGCTTTATCGTCTACCCGGTGATCAAAGTGCTCAAAGGAAAAGGAAAAGAAGTTCACCCGGTCATGTACGTGCTGTTCTTTGTCTTCCTGGCGTACTTCATCTTCCTCAGAGAATAG
- a CDS encoding HAMP domain-containing histidine kinase encodes MKLFLRDQWSFLLMFFIQLFILVLTFALDGYWNPSLIRYAVFLCLFCGGCFLVIRYLTNRLVYQRLSNPVKSLEELTLSHGHSPLGRAMDHTFQHHYRLFKDQLHAYETKQRDHTTFIQQWVHQMKTPISVIHLLLQDEDDARLESVREEVDRLKRGLETVLYSARLDRFEQDFLIEPVSLRKLAQSAVSENKRLFIRNQVYPELAVGEGWVVESDEKWLSFVLNQLLTNAVRYSDKKGSKVTIRSYARGKHAVLEVEDSGIGIPPEDVQRVFQPYFTGENGRRYAESTGMGLYLVKEICQRLHHDVELDSTVGAGTKVRIVFYSVVPTLQERKPDES; translated from the coding sequence ATGAAGCTTTTCCTGCGCGATCAATGGTCCTTTCTGCTGATGTTTTTTATCCAGCTCTTTATTCTGGTGCTCACCTTTGCTCTGGACGGGTACTGGAATCCCTCGCTGATTCGCTATGCCGTCTTCCTGTGCCTATTTTGCGGCGGCTGTTTTCTGGTGATCCGCTACCTGACCAACCGGCTGGTTTACCAACGGCTGAGCAACCCGGTGAAGTCGCTGGAGGAGCTGACGCTTTCCCACGGCCATTCGCCGCTGGGACGGGCGATGGACCATACCTTTCAGCATCATTACCGGCTGTTCAAGGATCAGCTGCACGCCTACGAAACCAAGCAGCGCGATCACACGACATTTATCCAGCAATGGGTGCACCAGATGAAGACGCCCATTTCCGTGATCCACCTGCTGCTGCAGGATGAAGACGACGCCCGGCTGGAAAGCGTGCGGGAAGAGGTGGACCGCCTCAAGCGGGGCTTGGAAACCGTGCTCTACAGCGCCCGTCTGGACCGATTTGAACAGGATTTCCTCATCGAGCCGGTCTCGCTGCGAAAACTGGCGCAAAGCGCCGTGTCAGAGAACAAGCGTCTGTTCATCCGCAATCAGGTCTACCCCGAGCTGGCCGTGGGCGAGGGCTGGGTAGTCGAATCGGATGAAAAGTGGCTCTCTTTTGTGTTGAATCAACTGTTGACCAACGCCGTCCGGTATTCGGACAAAAAGGGGAGCAAAGTGACGATTCGCTCGTATGCGCGCGGGAAACACGCCGTCCTGGAAGTAGAGGACAGCGGCATCGGCATTCCGCCGGAGGATGTGCAGCGCGTCTTTCAGCCGTATTTTACCGGAGAAAATGGACGCCGCTATGCCGAATCGACCGGGATGGGCCTGTATTTGGTGAAAGAGATCTGCCAGCGTCTCCATCATGACGTGGAGCTGGATTCCACCGTGGGCGCCGGGACGAAGGTGCGCATCGTCTTTTACTCAGTCGTCCCAACCTTACAAGAACGTAAGCCGGATGAAAGCTAA
- a CDS encoding ATP phosphoribosyltransferase regulatory subunit — translation MRMPFKRYEIGKVFRDGLVKTGRFREFIQCDVDIVGASSMLAEAELISMASEAFDRLGLAVAIHLNNRKLLTGLLKVMGIGEEQAEDVMLSLDKLEKIGLKGVCADLRERQVEEAVIERIAAFLQDGERSLASLAQRYEEPLVQEGARELSELFALVEGAGISAEVRFAPFLARGLSIYTGTVYEIFLQDGRITSSIGSGGRYDRIFSRDQQ, via the coding sequence ATGCGGATGCCGTTCAAACGCTACGAGATCGGAAAGGTCTTTCGGGACGGCCTGGTAAAGACGGGCCGATTCCGGGAATTTATCCAGTGCGACGTCGATATCGTGGGTGCGAGCTCGATGCTGGCCGAAGCGGAATTGATCAGCATGGCGTCTGAGGCGTTTGACCGGCTCGGCCTCGCTGTCGCGATTCATCTCAATAACCGCAAGCTGCTCACCGGTCTGCTGAAGGTGATGGGCATCGGGGAGGAGCAGGCAGAAGATGTGATGCTCTCGCTCGACAAGCTGGAGAAAATCGGCTTGAAGGGGGTTTGTGCAGACTTGCGGGAGCGTCAGGTAGAGGAGGCGGTCATCGAACGCATCGCCGCTTTTTTGCAAGACGGCGAACGGTCATTGGCATCACTTGCACAGCGGTATGAGGAACCGCTGGTACAGGAAGGGGCCCGTGAACTGTCCGAGCTGTTTGCTCTGGTAGAGGGGGCGGGCATCTCTGCTGAAGTTCGGTTTGCCCCCTTTTTGGCACGCGGGCTTAGCATATACACGGGGACGGTGTACGAGATTTTCCTGCAGGATGGACGGATCACCTCCAGTATCGGGAGCGGGGGAAGGTACGACCGGATCTTCAGCCGTGATCAGCAGTGA
- the purB gene encoding adenylosuccinate lyase — protein sequence MIERYTRPEMRAIWTEENKFKAWLEVEILACEAWSKLGVIPEEDVKKLRQHASFDINRIYEIEEETRHDVVAFTRAVSETPALGEEKKWVHYGLTSTDVVDTALSYLLRQANEILEKDLEDFLAILADKAREHKDTVMMGRTHGVHAEPTTFGLKLALWYEEMKRNLARFRAAKKEVAYGKISGAVGTYANIDPFVEKYVCEKLGLEPAPISTQTLQRDRHAEYMATLALIATSLDKFATEIRGLQKSEIREVEEAFAKGQKGSSAMPHKRNPIGSENISGLARVIRGHMLSAYENVPLWHERDISHSSVERVILPDATQLLNYMLRRFMNIVKNLTVFPENMKRNMDRTFGLIFSQQVMLKLIEKGMSREQAYDIVQPRAMQAWEEQRSFREILESDPAVTAALSPAELDDCFDHRYHLKHVDTIFQRLGLL from the coding sequence ATGATTGAACGATATACAAGACCGGAGATGCGTGCCATCTGGACGGAGGAAAACAAATTCAAGGCCTGGCTGGAAGTAGAGATACTGGCGTGCGAAGCATGGTCCAAGCTGGGCGTCATCCCGGAGGAAGACGTGAAAAAGCTGCGCCAGCATGCCAGCTTTGACATCAACCGGATCTATGAGATCGAGGAAGAGACGCGCCACGACGTCGTCGCCTTTACCCGTGCGGTATCGGAGACGCCGGCGCTCGGCGAAGAGAAGAAATGGGTGCACTACGGACTCACCTCGACAGATGTGGTCGATACGGCGCTGTCCTACCTGCTGCGTCAGGCAAATGAGATTTTGGAAAAGGATCTGGAGGATTTCCTCGCGATTCTCGCCGACAAGGCGCGGGAGCACAAGGATACCGTCATGATGGGACGGACGCACGGTGTGCACGCGGAGCCGACCACTTTCGGCCTGAAGCTGGCCCTCTGGTACGAAGAAATGAAGCGGAATCTGGCCCGTTTCCGCGCAGCCAAAAAAGAGGTCGCGTATGGCAAAATCTCCGGGGCTGTCGGTACGTATGCCAATATCGATCCGTTCGTGGAAAAATACGTATGCGAAAAACTGGGACTGGAACCGGCCCCGATCTCCACGCAGACGCTGCAGCGCGACCGCCATGCCGAGTACATGGCTACGCTGGCGCTGATCGCCACCTCGCTGGACAAGTTTGCCACGGAGATCCGCGGCTTGCAAAAGAGCGAGATTCGCGAAGTGGAGGAGGCCTTTGCCAAAGGGCAGAAGGGTTCTTCCGCCATGCCGCACAAGCGCAACCCGATCGGCTCCGAGAATATCTCCGGTCTGGCCCGCGTGATCCGCGGCCATATGCTGTCCGCTTACGAGAACGTGCCGCTCTGGCATGAGCGCGACATCTCGCACTCCTCGGTGGAGCGGGTCATCCTGCCGGATGCGACGCAGCTCTTGAACTACATGCTGCGCCGGTTTATGAATATCGTGAAAAACCTGACCGTCTTCCCCGAGAACATGAAGCGGAATATGGATCGCACCTTCGGCCTGATCTTCTCCCAGCAAGTAATGCTGAAGCTGATCGAAAAAGGCATGAGCCGCGAGCAGGCTTACGACATCGTACAGCCGCGCGCCATGCAGGCCTGGGAAGAACAGCGCTCCTTCCGCGAGATCTTGGAGAGCGATCCGGCCGTAACCGCGGCCCTCAGCCCGGCGGAGCTGGACGACTGCTTCGATCATCGCTATCACTTGAAGCATGTGGATACGATTTTTCAGCGGCTGGGCTTGCTGTAG
- the guaA gene encoding glutamine-hydrolyzing GMP synthase — MSKPLEMVVVLDFGGQYNQLIARRVRDLGVYSELLPYNTPVEKIKEMQPKGIIFSGGPASVYEEGAPKVDPAIFELGLPVLGICYGMQLMSYMLEGKVERAGKREYGKAELRLQQPHSLYEKWTEAEIVWMSHSDKVVELPAGFRIDAVSDSCPVAAISHPERKLYGVQFHPEVRHTAKGNEFIANFLFQICGCEGNWSMSSFIEDEIKKIRETVGDKKVLCALSGGVDSSVVAALIHRAIGDQLTCMFVDHGLLRKGEADSVMETFGDKFSMKVIKIDARKRFLDKLKGVTDPEQKRKIIGNEFIYVFDEEASKLKDMDFLAQGTLYTDIIESGTATAQTIKSHHNVGGLPEDMTFTLIEPLKTLFKDEVRKLGSELGLPDEIVWRQPFPGPGLGIRVLGEVTEEKLEIVRESDAILREEIAKAGLDREIWQYFTALPDMKSVGVMGDMRTYSYTVGIRAVTSIDGMTADWARIPWDVLEKISVRIVNEVENVNRVVYDITSKPPATIEWE, encoded by the coding sequence ATGAGCAAGCCATTGGAAATGGTCGTCGTACTGGATTTCGGAGGTCAATACAACCAGCTGATTGCCCGTCGCGTACGGGATCTGGGGGTATACAGCGAACTTTTGCCGTACAACACGCCAGTCGAAAAAATCAAGGAAATGCAGCCAAAGGGGATCATCTTCTCCGGTGGACCTGCAAGTGTCTATGAAGAGGGAGCGCCAAAAGTAGATCCGGCCATCTTCGAGCTGGGCTTGCCGGTACTGGGCATCTGCTACGGGATGCAGCTGATGAGCTACATGCTGGAAGGAAAAGTGGAGCGCGCGGGCAAGCGTGAATACGGAAAAGCGGAGCTTCGCCTTCAGCAGCCGCACAGCCTGTATGAAAAATGGACGGAAGCGGAAATCGTGTGGATGAGCCACTCCGATAAAGTCGTGGAACTGCCGGCCGGATTCCGCATCGATGCCGTCAGCGACAGCTGTCCAGTAGCTGCGATCAGCCATCCGGAGCGCAAGCTGTACGGCGTACAATTCCACCCGGAAGTGCGCCATACCGCGAAAGGGAATGAATTTATCGCCAACTTCCTGTTCCAAATCTGCGGCTGCGAAGGAAACTGGAGCATGTCCTCCTTCATCGAGGATGAAATCAAGAAAATCCGTGAAACCGTCGGGGATAAAAAAGTGCTTTGCGCATTGAGCGGGGGAGTGGACTCTTCCGTCGTAGCGGCTCTGATTCACCGGGCGATTGGCGATCAGCTGACCTGCATGTTCGTGGATCACGGCCTGCTACGCAAAGGGGAAGCGGATAGCGTCATGGAGACGTTCGGCGACAAGTTCTCCATGAAAGTGATCAAGATTGACGCGCGCAAACGTTTCCTGGACAAGCTGAAAGGCGTGACCGATCCGGAGCAAAAGCGGAAAATCATCGGGAACGAATTTATTTACGTATTTGATGAAGAAGCAAGCAAATTGAAAGACATGGATTTCCTGGCGCAGGGCACACTATATACAGACATCATCGAGAGCGGCACCGCGACGGCCCAGACGATCAAATCGCACCACAACGTAGGCGGGCTGCCGGAAGACATGACCTTTACGCTGATCGAACCGCTCAAAACCTTGTTCAAGGATGAGGTGCGCAAGCTGGGATCCGAATTGGGCTTGCCGGATGAGATCGTATGGCGTCAGCCTTTCCCGGGTCCGGGTCTGGGCATTCGGGTATTGGGCGAGGTTACGGAGGAAAAGCTGGAGATCGTTCGGGAATCGGATGCGATCCTGCGTGAAGAAATTGCCAAGGCCGGTCTGGACCGCGAGATTTGGCAATACTTCACCGCTCTGCCGGACATGAAAAGCGTCGGGGTCATGGGCGATATGCGGACCTACTCCTACACGGTGGGGATTCGCGCGGTTACCTCCATTGACGGCATGACTGCAGACTGGGCACGAATTCCGTGGGATGTGCTGGAGAAAATCTCGGTCCGGATCGTAAATGAGGTGGAAAACGTAAACCGCGTCGTCTACGATATCACCTCCAAGCCGCCGGCTACGATCGAGTGGGAGTAA
- a CDS encoding M1 family metallopeptidase produces the protein MAVGKWWEAQQKGIRLQADCLKMRTAAAGRDDGGRSDAGRNAASQNATRRLLAKAAQGAVRKWTGSLFVFVLATAFPGGHAAFAKAPGFQAAGQEAGQAPGGQGAGQATGQAPGGQAASQAPGSPAAGQAADQTAEQPANRAAEQAVTDRTAYTASVQIDPAAKELTGSVHIQFVPQDPAFAYLHVYPYAFTDKKKGPLWADLLGKNPTPGTYQIHQLRIQGKPAAYQRTGTLVEIPLEKRVVESGAALDLELQFSMTLPRNMGRMSYDDHAIWLGNWLPILAVRDSSGWHLDPYGPVGDPFYSETADYQVELNVPAGYQVASTAADGTQRGEEATPGQRVYHLEAKDVRDFSLVVMDETYQRRETTVGRTKVRSWWRKGDSPVQAARNHQAAERSFSYFQSRFGAYPYDEYDVVRIGGRINGMEYPGIVFLDGSHYQGDHLASIPTVVHETAHQWFYGLMGNNQVEEAWLDEGLAEYASLSFLRAAYPQIGQMRVQGRLIRGTTADAYAEAGLNAWLPTSRYPDNQSYSDLVYSRTATMLLLLEDVWGEERLHAMLQHFLAEHRHQVATGREWVAALTAEAGEDAAPFIRYWLLLDKEQEQAAQEWLDRQREARVGRDSAGNAR, from the coding sequence ATGGCTGTGGGAAAGTGGTGGGAGGCGCAGCAGAAAGGGATTCGGTTACAGGCAGATTGCCTGAAAATGAGGACTGCTGCTGCGGGACGGGATGATGGAGGACGAAGTGATGCGGGACGGAATGCTGCAAGCCAGAATGCCACGCGCAGACTTTTAGCCAAAGCGGCCCAAGGAGCTGTCCGGAAGTGGACGGGAAGCCTCTTCGTCTTTGTGCTGGCAACCGCCTTCCCGGGCGGACACGCGGCCTTTGCCAAAGCGCCAGGCTTCCAAGCAGCTGGCCAAGAAGCGGGTCAAGCTCCGGGCGGCCAAGGAGCGGGTCAAGCAACAGGTCAAGCGCCGGGCGGCCAAGCAGCAAGTCAAGCGCCAGGCAGCCCGGCAGCCGGTCAAGCCGCGGATCAGACAGCTGAGCAACCAGCAAATCGAGCGGCCGAGCAGGCTGTCACCGACAGGACCGCGTACACGGCCAGCGTACAGATCGATCCGGCTGCCAAGGAATTGACAGGCAGCGTGCATATTCAGTTCGTGCCGCAAGACCCGGCCTTTGCCTATTTGCACGTATATCCCTATGCGTTTACCGACAAAAAGAAAGGCCCCCTCTGGGCGGATTTGCTGGGGAAAAACCCGACACCCGGGACGTACCAAATTCATCAGCTCCGCATTCAGGGGAAGCCGGCGGCCTATCAGCGAACGGGGACGCTCGTCGAGATTCCCCTCGAAAAAAGGGTGGTGGAAAGCGGGGCAGCCCTGGATCTGGAGCTCCAATTTTCCATGACGCTCCCCCGCAACATGGGCCGGATGTCGTATGACGACCATGCGATCTGGCTGGGAAACTGGCTGCCCATCCTGGCCGTACGCGATTCGTCCGGATGGCATCTCGATCCGTACGGCCCGGTCGGCGACCCGTTTTATTCGGAGACGGCCGACTACCAGGTAGAGCTGAACGTTCCCGCCGGCTACCAAGTCGCCAGCACGGCGGCGGATGGGACGCAGCGGGGCGAGGAGGCGACGCCCGGCCAGCGCGTATACCATCTCGAAGCCAAGGACGTGCGTGACTTCTCGCTGGTCGTGATGGACGAGACCTACCAGCGGCGAGAGACGACGGTGGGCAGGACGAAGGTGCGGAGCTGGTGGCGGAAGGGGGATTCGCCTGTACAGGCGGCCCGGAACCATCAGGCTGCCGAGCGGTCGTTTTCCTACTTTCAGAGCCGGTTTGGCGCTTATCCCTATGACGAGTACGATGTGGTCCGAATTGGCGGCCGCATCAACGGCATGGAATATCCCGGCATTGTTTTTCTGGACGGCTCTCACTATCAGGGCGATCATCTCGCTTCGATCCCGACCGTCGTCCATGAGACGGCCCATCAGTGGTTTTACGGCCTGATGGGCAATAATCAAGTCGAGGAAGCCTGGCTGGACGAGGGACTGGCCGAGTACGCCTCCCTCTCTTTTCTCCGGGCTGCCTATCCGCAGATCGGCCAAATGCGCGTCCAGGGGCGCCTGATCCGGGGCACCACCGCAGATGCTTACGCAGAGGCGGGTCTGAACGCCTGGCTGCCGACCTCCCGCTACCCTGACAACCAGAGCTACAGCGATCTCGTCTATTCCCGCACGGCGACCATGCTGCTCCTGCTGGAGGACGTATGGGGGGAAGAGCGGCTTCATGCGATGCTGCAGCACTTCCTGGCGGAACACCGCCATCAGGTCGCGACAGGACGGGAATGGGTGGCAGCCTTGACGGCGGAAGCGGGGGAGGATGCGGCTCCGTTTATCCGCTACTGGCTGCTCCTCGACAAGGAGCAGGAGCAGGCGGCACAGGAATGGCTGGATCGTCAGCGAGAGGCCCGGGTAGGGAGAGATTCCGCCGGGAATGCCCGCTGA
- the purK gene encoding 5-(carboxyamino)imidazole ribonucleotide synthase, with protein sequence MMENKEIAKRDKQIKPGATIGILGGGQLGRMIALAGRAMGYRFVTLDPTEDAPCGQTADRQIVARYDDVDAALKLAEASDVISYEFENVDARVAEVLESRSYVPQGSRLLRITQHRIREKTAIRDLGIPVAPFRVVDSVDSLREAVAELGLPAVMKTATGGYDGKGQWVLRTEDELAEAYETLARAGTELIVEQFVPFVMELSVIAARNPAGELAVFPAAENVHVDNILHLSIVPARVPDEVRKRAEEMARTIAEKLDVVGLVAVEMFLGKNGELYVNELAPRPHNSGHYTMDACVTSQFEQHVRAVCNLPLGSTELTSPVVMVNILGEHLEPVLAKIGSLPPSAKLHLYGKAESKAKRKMGHINILAPSVEEALRDIERLEIWNKAEGQA encoded by the coding sequence ATGATGGAGAATAAAGAGATCGCGAAACGCGACAAGCAGATCAAACCGGGAGCGACAATCGGCATTCTGGGCGGGGGACAGCTGGGACGGATGATCGCCCTGGCGGGGAGAGCCATGGGCTACCGGTTTGTCACCCTGGATCCGACAGAGGACGCCCCGTGCGGACAGACGGCCGATCGCCAAATCGTGGCCCGCTACGATGACGTGGATGCCGCCCTCAAGCTGGCGGAAGCGAGCGACGTCATCAGCTATGAATTTGAAAATGTAGACGCTCGGGTGGCAGAGGTGCTGGAAAGCCGTTCTTACGTGCCGCAGGGAAGCCGCCTTTTGCGTATCACCCAGCACCGGATTCGCGAAAAGACCGCCATCCGGGATTTAGGTATACCAGTTGCGCCTTTTCGGGTAGTAGACAGTGTGGACAGCCTGCGGGAGGCCGTGGCAGAGCTGGGTTTGCCCGCTGTGATGAAGACGGCGACGGGCGGCTACGACGGCAAGGGACAGTGGGTGCTGCGCACCGAGGATGAGCTGGCGGAAGCCTATGAAACATTGGCCCGGGCAGGTACTGAGCTGATCGTCGAGCAATTCGTTCCGTTTGTCATGGAGCTGTCCGTGATCGCCGCCCGCAATCCGGCAGGCGAGCTGGCTGTCTTTCCGGCTGCGGAAAATGTGCATGTGGACAACATTCTCCACCTCTCCATCGTGCCTGCCCGCGTACCGGACGAGGTGCGGAAACGGGCGGAGGAGATGGCCCGGACCATCGCCGAAAAGCTGGACGTGGTCGGGCTGGTCGCCGTGGAGATGTTTCTTGGCAAAAACGGGGAACTCTATGTAAATGAGCTGGCGCCTCGCCCTCACAACTCCGGCCACTACACCATGGATGCCTGCGTCACCTCCCAGTTTGAGCAGCATGTCCGGGCTGTTTGCAATCTGCCGCTGGGATCGACGGAGCTTACGTCTCCAGTCGTCATGGTGAATATCCTGGGCGAGCATCTGGAGCCGGTGCTTGCGAAGATCGGGAGCCTGCCGCCGTCGGCCAAGCTGCACCTGTACGGCAAGGCGGAGAGCAAGGCCAAGCGAAAAATGGGTCACATCAACATTCTGGCGCCCTCTGTCGAAGAGGCGCTGCGAGATATCGAACGACTGGAAATCTGGAACAAAGCGGAGGGACAAGCATGA
- a CDS encoding response regulator transcription factor — translation MSKIMIVEDDPKINQLLQGQLEKYGYHTVNVIHFDQVMDVFSQAQPDLVLLDVNLPKFDGFYWCRQIRQVSNCPILFISARESKMDQVMALENGADDYITKPFDYDVVLAKIRSQLRRAYGIYAAQETERTLEVAGLRLFLERMELTMEGEKTELSKKEALLLEALFNQYPRVVSRERLLEKLWDEQFVDENTLNVYITRVRGKLKELGLDGAIETVRGSGYRLKVTWEEKA, via the coding sequence ATGTCGAAGATTATGATCGTGGAGGACGATCCGAAAATCAATCAACTGCTGCAGGGTCAATTGGAAAAATATGGGTATCATACGGTAAATGTGATTCATTTTGATCAGGTAATGGATGTCTTTTCCCAGGCACAGCCGGACCTCGTCTTGCTGGACGTCAATCTGCCCAAATTCGACGGGTTTTACTGGTGCCGGCAGATCCGCCAGGTCTCCAATTGCCCGATCCTGTTCATCTCGGCCCGCGAGAGCAAGATGGATCAGGTGATGGCGCTGGAAAACGGGGCGGACGACTACATCACCAAGCCGTTTGACTACGACGTGGTGCTGGCGAAAATCCGCAGCCAGCTTCGGCGGGCTTACGGCATATACGCGGCGCAGGAGACGGAGCGGACGCTGGAGGTAGCCGGCTTGCGCCTGTTTTTGGAGCGGATGGAACTGACCATGGAGGGAGAGAAGACGGAGCTCAGCAAAAAAGAGGCGCTGCTGCTGGAGGCGCTGTTCAATCAGTACCCGCGCGTGGTCAGCCGGGAGCGGCTCTTGGAAAAGCTGTGGGACGAGCAGTTCGTCGATGAAAATACGCTGAATGTCTACATCACCCGTGTGCGCGGCAAGCTGAAAGAGCTGGGACTGGACGGGGCGATTGAAACCGTGCGCGGCTCCGGCTATCGGCTGAAGGTCACCTGGGAGGAGAAAGCATGA